In Oreochromis aureus strain Israel breed Guangdong linkage group 6, ZZ_aureus, whole genome shotgun sequence, the genomic window CAGCTCAAATGAAACTGGATCATTGCTACATAACCAGTTTCACTGACAGCTGTAGGTTGTTTCTTCATTACTTCTTCCTaagtagatttttaaaaaaaagttttggagATGATTTGAAGTGTAGCACATGCATTTGGGAGCTATGAAGCCACAACAtgtgtttgaaagagctctCATTTCAAGTGAAACAAGCTATCCGTGAGATCCATTTCAAAAAATGCAGTACTGGTGAGCTTTGCTCAGTATTACAGTATTGCAATGGGCCATTTTTATCATTGTGTTAATTTGTCCATTTGACAAtctgaaaataataaataaaactgaataaaaattctgtatattttttaaCCCCACATTCATCATTTAACTTCAATAAGCTTAATAAAGGATAAAAAATAAGCCAGTGTCCCAAAACATATGGAGAAAATTATATACAGTATAAATCAAACAATGTTGATACAGATTTACAGATTTAATGGTTTAATTAATGTCTACGAAGAATATTAGGTGAtctaaaacaacattttttttatagctTTAGGGTTGATACAGTTGACATTGCCCTACGGgttattttttaactttcttACTCATACTGCATACAATATGAAAAATGtatattgaattttaatttgCAGCATTAAATATGACAAAACATATGAAGTTGTTTTATGTCACAGTTTACTTGAAACAGTAACttgcattttaaaaacagtcagaCAGTAGCATCATCACTAACCAATAgccaataaacaataaaactgaTGCTATTTACAAACCAATTTATTTATACCGCCATCTGAATATATCAAAATTTTCAAAAGAATTGGCTGTCATTTGCATAAAGTGATAGCTGGTAATACTGAACAAATCAACAATAAAGACATGAAACAAGTGAAATTTCAGTAGCTATGATTGGCATtttcaaaagcagcagcacacacagaaataatGTATATATTTCTTTGGCCATAAAGAATTAGATtgaaaattctgtttttctaaCATGCAAACAAAGTTAGGATTAAATTACAAACAATATATCCTGTGTATCATATTTCTGAAGCTTAGTGGGCAGAAGTGCATGCACACACTAACCTGTGCAGGATTCTCCCACTTTTTGAGGAAGTCCTCTTTGGCTTTAGCAAGGAATTCCTTGACtgtggaaaaaacacacaccagTGTTTACATAAGAAAGGCTTTAGTGGGGCATCTGTGTGTATACAGAAGGTGAAAAAACAGCAAACTAAAGAAATAGAACACATACTTTATTGTCTGAAGTCAACAGCACAGAGTCTGACTAAAAATTGttaattaaatcaaattttATTCATATCCATCGTAAAACCACCTGCTCATAACTATTACTCACAAAGACCCAGAGGCTACATGGATGATTAGTCAATGTGTCGAAAGTTTTGAGACGCACACTGATCATCTTATCTGTTTGTAAGGTAATTCAGGCTGTGTTGGGATTTTTCTAAATGTACAGCAATTAGTCCAGATATGACTGATAGTCTGAAAACTACATGCAGAATATTCTCAAGTGCAGAAAAAAATACCTGAACTTGAAATCTCATCAACAAGTATACTCATTTAAAAGCTCAAATCCCAGGACACATTTCAAAACACTTGTTCACCTATTAAATATCAACACTTTCCGTTCTCACCTTAACTAAACAACTCAGCTGCTCAGTGACCAGGATGCATCTATACCAAGTAGCTATGCCATATACTTagatgttttgatttaaatgtcAAGCAGTCCTTTTGGCATACCGGTTTCTTtgattttcttaaaaaaagatCCATCACAGTATTCAGATTTACTTCAGTTTGTGACACATACATAACTAAATAAACCTTTACACATCATTTCTAATAAATTGCTATTCCAAAAAtgataagtttaaaaaaaaaagacacacaacaGAATAACCTCAGACATGAGCACACTTATCCTTCTGTATTTGGACTTACAGTACAGCAGACAATCAGACTAGCTCAGTGTCAATCTGCAAATCTTAAGGGGGTCCACCAAACAAAATAGCCCCCACACTTTCAGCAGCATCTCTTTCCAGAGAGCAACAGGCACTGTGTGTTTGGGAAATATCTGACACATAGCTTGTTGTGATCTCGCCAAGATTTGAGTAAAAGAGGATGTGAAGTTGCCAAGATTCTTGCAGCTTACAATAGCTGTTGGTTGTTTTGCACCTCGTGAAGTGATTTGGCTATGGAAACTGTACTACCACCTGCTTTATCATACAGCAGCATCAACTGAATCCACAGAAAAAGCTCTGTTCAAAACGGACCACTACTACTGAGCACCTATTCATCTATCTCTATATTATGAGGTTAGTTAGTTGAAATGTAGCTGCGTAATTTGGGCTCTTGAAAGCTATCCTGGCAGAGGCTTATTTAAGGACTGAGCAGTATGAGTGGATCTTTTTAAATCAGACAGCAGAAATAGGCCGCTGCATGGAATGTTAACTGAAGCTAACATAGCCGCTGTGTCACACCGTCTCTGGTGATTTCGTGAGGCTGGAACAGAGCAATGTGTTATGTGTAGCGTACAGGCGATGGTACCCACCGCTTTCCATCTCGCTGCCCTTCCTGGCCGTGGGCGCGTTGCCCATGATGACAACCTGTCAACGGGAGATCCGTGGCTTTTTGGCCGCCCTGCAGCCTTCTCAAGCCGGTCTAATCTCGATTAGGTCTGATCGGTATTTTCTAAATCCAAAAGCACCAAGCGTTAACTCCGAGGTCTTGGTCTTTAATAGCCTGGCAGATGCTGATGCGGTGCCAGGGCGAGACGAGATGATAAAGCGGGCTCACTCACTCAGTCATCAGCAACGGGCGACCGATATATAGCTCAAATCCACGGGGAGGATACCTTTGAGGTATCTCGGTCGTTGGGGCTTCACTGGACCGTAAGGCCGAGCTCGGCGCAGATGGCCTGAACACGGAGGATCCAGTCTTCGCCTGTCCCTCCTTGCAGCCCCCGCCGAACGAGCCCCCCCGGCTCCCCACCTCTCCCCAGCCTAAAGAAAAACGACACCAGAGGCGGGGACGCGATATTCTCAGCCCAAGAGCCGCCACTTTTCGTTACTAAACCCagcttttaaaaattaaaccTCGGCGGGGTCCGACGACGACGGGAATTCACCCAAATCAACATTGGCCCCCCGTAGCCTCGGAGACGAGCGAGATGACGGAACTACAGTCGACTGAACGTCCCGCCCACTAGCCAGAACCGGGTTTTGATTGACAGCTGCAACCAACCCGCGGATTGGCAACCTATGTATGCCGGTATCCCACGGAAGGCACTGATTGGCTCTTCGCAATCCATCAAGAGCGGCACCATCCTACCGCCCTACACAAAGCGAGTGAGAGGAACGTCACCGATTATTTTCCTCCCGACGACATACCCGCCCACTTTTCCTGGTTTCCGTCCTCCATTGGCTCGATGCAGGCGAACCGTGGGAATCTCGGCGAATGTGAAGTTGTCTATTGGCTCTGAGTAACGATTGGCaggtagaaaaaaaacccctcttcaGCCCCCCACTCCCACCGCCGCCAAGCGACTGATACACGTTTGGCCAAGTGACGTCAACCGCGAGCTATTTTTAGAAATGTTGGTCAGAATTTAACGCACGCGCGGCGCGGTCGGGCTGGCAGGACTTCTAAACATTTCGCAGACCGCCGTGCGTTAAATGATGAGTGTATTTAGTGAGAATAATAGGAAACAAGACGGTCGTTCTAAACACTCGAAGAGATACCGTCTTTCTGAATGTTTTACAGTCAACCCTCCAACTGCCTCCTTCAACACAGCACAACCACCCCAGCACCTGGATCACCTGCAGGCTTAGCCTAGCATATGACCGAGAGTCCTTTTATTACCAGGACCTTCAAAAGGCTCGGTTTCACATGGATTTGCATCTGAATATCTAATTTCAATGACAATTTCACCTTGTGatggtaatttaaaaaaaaaaaaactcatggTATGAAAAAACATCCATTCTATGAATACGAGATCTCTCAGCTGCTGCAGGGTTTGACACCATCATTTGGGCTCACACGACACCACCACGGTTATGTAAAACGGACTCAAGCAACCAAATCACTAATTCTGCTTATACATGGTTGTAACTTACATATCACAGTCTCACCACAAAAGACATGATGATGAGAACAATGATGTCAAATGCTTCACAAGTTAATGGcagacatttattaaaaaaaaataataaataaaatttaagatTTAAATCTACATGACCCCTAAAACCTACGAATCATTTGAGCGCTGCTACAGGCTGCTGTTAAAGGACAATTGAAGCTGCATATGGGTTTTACCgctaaatatgaatatatgaaAATACACTGGTCAAATGTGCAGACATGTAAGAAGTGGACAGAGgtaacagatggatggatgggggaGTTGGTCCCTTCAACTAAGATAAAATGGGCAAGAGAACACAGACAGGCCCCCCTTTCCTTTTGTGCAGTAGTTGCCTAGCAACATGAGGCTAGAGTGAAAATGGTGGTGCTGCATTTTATGAATGAAATCGGAAAACAGAAAGGAGCCAGAGATGGGAGGGCGAGGAGCAAGCCAACGTGCCGAGTCTCTCTGCTGTTGCAGTGCTTCCTTCCACACAAGTCAAGGTGGAAAGCAGCCGTATGTAACATGTTCTGATTAACAGGAAACACGACAaggtcaacaaaaaaaaaaaaaaaaaaacaactttattaacCCCATCACTGTTGTTACAAATACTGAAGCTGAGAATGTATAGTaagtacaaaatgaaaacatgcctTCTTGTTTTGAAGACAAAATAAGAACAGGGAAAACATTATTTACAGCAAGCCTAaatcatccacacacacacacacatacacacaatgcAATTTGGCATCCTTCATCATTACCTACATGTTTTGCTCATATAGTCGTTTTATGTAACAGTAGGTGAACTGGGGCCTATTCACAGAAGCAGGTTTACAGAGTAATCTGGATAACCCTGGGGCAAAACATGTTAATGCGAATAAAGCCACTTGATGCCACAATATCATAAACACGGCCCATAATTTAAACCCAATTCCCTCCCCCCAGTAGGTGTCACAAGAGACAAATCTTACAAAGAATGAAGTGCTCTACTATAAGCAGCTAGGTGCTACATCCTTCCCATCACATAGCACTAGTTGATCTGTGCagaaaaggacaaaatgaaCAACATGGGTATCAGAATCTTGAGTTTGTCCCACACGTTTCAGGGCTGTTGAAGCGACCTGGCCCTGCACTGATGATCTGCACTTCTTTCAGCCAGGCATGAAATATAATCTTatacagaaatacaataaattaAGGCAAATCTGACTatgcacacctgtgtgtgtgtgtgttgaaaggaaGTGCGTAAAGAGGAGGAACCAAAGGTGGTAACAATTCCAGACCAATCCCATTTTTGAGTGCTTTATAAAAAGATAATGTCTATGCTGTGGTGTCCTGTGCTTTCTGTTAAAGTCCACATGTTATACAGAAACATCCATGGCCTCcttgtataaatgtgtgtttgcaaTGTGGGCGTGTATAGATAAGAAGGGCTCCTTATCCATTGCATTAATTTGATGCCTCTTACATGCAGTCCATGGAGTTATCTGGCATCACTCCTAGATGTGGCATCTTTCCTGGTATACAGGATGGAGGGAGCATGCCACTGATGTTGGGGGACGGGTCAACATTCTCACTGTCTTCCATCTTGTCTGCCAAGCCCTCCCAGTTGATATGAAAACGGGTGACACGAGGATTCGAGGCCAAAATATTCCTCTGGAGCTGCAATGATGAGAACTTGTTAGAAATAGGGGTGGACTGCTAATGTTTTTACATCAGGACATAATTAGATTACTAATTAGGGAGCTCAATAGTTAGTTATGACAGCCATCCTTAGGAGTGCACATTTCCCCTCAGAACTTGGGATAGCTTTGAATTAAATACAATGAATAGTTGGTTTTATGTTGGATTTGTAGAAGGAAAAGACCAGTGTAAAGAGAATAAAGCACAAGGTAATGATTTTAATGCTAATGTAGATACTGGCACAAGGAAGCATGAAATACACTTTTTTCCACCGGAACTAGTGCATTCTTTTAAAACAATGCAAgaccaaataaaacaaaaacacagtgctAAATAATCCCCAGTTAATTCTACTTTTATTTCGTACAGGATGCTACAGTCATCTGTAATTGTACATTTCCGGGcacaagagggcagcagagAGCCATTTATAGTACTTTTCCACAAATATGGCCCATATTCTACACTTAATACCATCTAATGCTGATGTAATGTGGTCATAtctgaataaaataaattagcACCATGGGTACACTTCAGTGATTAATTACAGTAAATGCAGACAGCTGGAAACAGCTTCCCTCAGTATTATTCATGATGGTCATTGGTGTACTTGTGTATGTTACCTGAGAGTAATCTGGTTTGAGAGGTGGGTTTTCTCGTAGTTCAGGGTCCGTGTATTCATTGTTGACATAATAGCCGATGCGGATGAACTCCTGTCCACGGTAGGTGCAGGTTATAAGGACTACAGTCACTCCTACAGCATCGCTTTCTGGAATCAGCCCTGTGTTAGGAGCGTCAGCCTGATAGGGTAAATGAGCAAGAGAAGAAATCAGATCAAATCTAAGTAATTATCCTATAAATGAAACCGTAACTGGTTAACCAAACCAGGGATATCAAATACATTATATATGATATTGTGCAAAAGGAGTATGTGAAAATCACTTTTATAACAATTTTGAAGACATGgaacactcaaagtgctttatagaggttaaaaaaggcaaaatggATACACATGAACtgagcaaaaacacaaacataaccCAAATGCCCGTCTGAACAGATGCATTTTAAGCTGCCGTTTAAAGGATGCCACTGACTGGAAGGTGCAAAGAATGAGTGGGAAGCTGTTCCAAAGTTTTGGAGCTAAGGTTTGGAAGCCACAGTCTACCCTTAGTTTTCAAAAGGATATATGAAATTACATGAATGCTTCTGAGGACCTACGAACTCGGCCTGGAGAATAGGGGTGGAGCACTTTAATAATGGAGATGAAAAAccaaaattttaaaactgtactCTAACCTGACAGAAAACCAGTGCAAAAATGTTAGAAGTGGACTGACATATGAAGCCTTTTGAGAGTGAGTTAAGAGTCTCACAGGAGCATTTTGGACAGACTGAAGGGAATTAATAGATGTTTGGATTATTGAATGGAGTTTTCTGTTCTGACTCAAGCAAGAGAAGGAGGCTTGGACAAGAACCTCCAATTCACTTCTTGACAAAACAAGCTAAGGTGCTTGTCCATGGCTTCCTTTCCTCTCAAAAGCCGTCAtacatcagatgaaaaatcTGACAGTACTTTTCTGCACTTAAAGTTCACACCACTTCCTGAAATTTCTCATCGTTACGTGCCATTTTTCTTTTACGCTTGAATGGTTCATAGGTCATTGTTAAGtgactgtaagaaaaaaaatcctttgaAAATGGTTAGGTACAAGGGCTAGATTGAAAATGAGTGAGGAAAAAagtagccaatgtccaaagaaaaactgaaaggtCAGGAGACTTTGGAGAACTATTGTTCAAGACCACAAAAATGATAAGTCTTGACTCcttgaaagcaaaatataaagaaatgaggtttGACTTAGTATAGgcttgcacagtactgtagagAATGACAGATCTATATGATCTGTTGCGTTCGATTGACATCTCTACCTTCACCCTATAGACAAAAGGTAGAGACTGACAGAAGTAGACCACAAATACTAGCAGAGACAATCCTCCAAAGGGTAGCTGGGCTTAGAGTAGAACCACTACATCTCTGCGTCTCCTGCATCAGGTGTTGTAGCAACATGCACTGATCCCAGTGAGAACCCAGCCATGATGTCTCTTGGCTGGTCTGGGAACCTCTCAGTTTCCTCTCAGAAAAGCTGGGAAAAAAGATGCTGGGACAGTGCGGTCTGGTATGTCTGCTTTGAATACTGCTCAACAGGGtttgttttcaataaaactgGATGTTAAGCACTACACGATAAAAGCTCACTGAGAGGActcacctgaaacacaaacatgtgtcTGCCAGCTGGTACAGGGCCCACTAAAACAGAGTCCAAAACCTGGTCGTACTCCTCACTCTCAGCTGAACCCACATAAATGATCTTCCATTCCAGGTCTGCCAGTACACAGAGGACAAATAGggaggtttgtttttaaattattattacaaGGTAGGTTTATGTTacctttttaaattaataattatAGTTTGACATGCACAagctacttttttattttacacgGCATTGTGAATGATACTTTCACTAAAAGGGTCACTTTATCCAATTTACATAGAAAATGTTTCATGGTTGTCCTTTTTTGTTCTAATTCACCTTGTATTAGTGATGCATATAAAAGTTACCTGTAGCACTGGCCAGATATAACCAACACAGCATCAGTCTCAATAAAAACCACAAGTTTTTCCACTATTCATTGATTTGAATAAAAGGGAGAAAAACAATGTTTAATGGCGCAAATGTTGTTGTGGGATATTAATAACTGGATTTggtaatgaaagaaaaaaaaaaaaaaaaaaaaaaaaaaaaaaaaaacaagatttgtGGCTCAGTCCAACTAGCACCAGAATATAAGAGAGACAAAAAGCAAGTCAATGTGTTTGAGGTGCTGACAAAATTTGAAACTCCACTTGCTCCTAATGTGCATTTGGAAATATTATTTGGGCTCACTTTTAAATGAACGTTAATTAGGCAGAAAACAGGAGACTAAACTTGGAAGTTGCAGCATGATGCTATTGGTAGGCTTAATTTTAAGACAGTTCAGTACATTCTACATTTAATATCTGTTTAtccattaattttaaaatcaaataaatgttAAGGGTGCTGTGTTAAGTACTAGTAAAAATGGCCCAAGATATAATACGTAAAAATAAATTCACACTGAAGCTTATACTTAAATTTTGTTGTCAGTAAAgtagagtttttaaaaatcggAAAGGTGATGAAACTTAAGTTTCAGTATTATAGATACCAAATGTTCACAGCAAAGCAGCAATGAATACAATGCCACTTAAAGTTCACAAGTCCATTGTGCTATCATTAGTAGAAGAAAATGCGGAACAATTTTAtatcattaaagaaaaatagatGATGTCCTAAAGGCGGAAATGATCGttagatgaaataaaaatatatgtatatatatttacgCCAGCtggattcaattttatatttttaactttaaacgATTTTATTTCCCCGCTGTCCCCTCGCGCGGTTCGCGGCAAATTTTCGAGCTTGTTTATTGCTACAGTAACATGTGACCGACCAATCAGCTTCTTGAGAAATACTTACGAGGAACGTCCTTTGACCAATAGCGATGGGCAGGAGGCGGGGCGCTCTGCACAAACGCGCCAGCGCCAATTTTCAACaactttacaaatgaaatacaaCTTTACAGCCCAAACGACAGCAAATACTGAATAACCATCGAGCAAATTAACGTGCTTATCACTCATTTATGATGCAACAAATACATCCAGCGGCGAAATTAACACTTAAAGCAGACTGCGCTCACACGACGCTGCTATTCTACAGCTAACATATAACAAAAGACTAACCCAACTAGAATGACACGCTAGGTAAATACCCACCTTCCGGCAAGTCCTCCATGCATTCAAACGTTATTTCGAACTGAAACGGGTTTCCAAACGGGCTGGGGTTATCCAACACAGCAACATTTAACACTTGTACCTTGGCCATATCTTCAGACGCACCTCAACCTGAGAAACTCTTACGCCTTTTTTTCTCTTACGTGAACCAGATTTAGTGAGTCACTTCGCCGAGCTCACACGCTGTCAAAGTTGCCTGTCTTCAAAGACGCAAGTTACAGTTCGCCTCTTTTATTCTCCAAGTACACCAACAGAAGCAGCCGCTGCTTGGCTGAAGGAAGTACGTCACTTTCGTCTTCTTCGACGTCTTTATTTTCCATACTCCATAGAAGGGTGGTGCTGCCCTCCAATGGTAATTTGTTGTATTGCAgctacattaaaataaataaataaataaatatcctcGAGACAtattaagaaaaatattttaaaaatagtgCGTATATATGGATATAGTAGAGAAATGCCAAGAGCTGACATATACATGCCTTTCTGTTGTTTACTTgttcaaaagaaacaaaaaaattattacAATGCCACAGTTATTTGGACCTGTATATGTCTCTTCACTAACTGATCAAGTTTTCTACACAGAGGAAAAGTTTCAGACCATGAAATAAATACTTTATTGCAAAGAAATCCAAGGCGCCTTCAAAAATTACCTTTACTTCGTTTTTGTTCTAACTTTCATTCTACTTGTGTGAGAAAACCAGTACCTGCATTGGCTGTATTTCCACACAGCATTAATCAGTGCTGAAAACCAGTGTGCCACAGTGTGATTCTCAACATTTTCCACTGTGACTATGTTGGCTTATCAAACACAATTGCAGCCACTAAGATCAAATATGACAGCAATCAGTTCTTGCACAGTTCACAGTGCATACATTGCCAATGTAAGTTttgaggaaggaaaaaaagcacaatataaaagattttttttaaaaaaaaggacaagTAGTGCAGATATAACTCAggttatataattttatttcttgtAACATGGGTAAACATGCtgacattttattattgttattattaactATCTATTAACCACCTTCGTACACATGATGCTACATGATGTTATAAGTTTTACAAACAATTCTTACATGTTCGTTCAAATATAGGTACCATTTACACTGTATTTTTTCAAAATGTAATATAAATGTGGAGTAAGTCattatgtttctgtatactactTGAAAAATTCACCTGTTATCTCCTTACAGTCGATCAGTTCTATTCTTGCCTGTCTTCATcttcctgtctttctgtctcagTCCAACAGGGCACATTTGGGATATGGTGGAAGAATGCACGTTTAAGACACTTCCTCACTCGCTTCACTTCAGACCTGGAAGTCTGTCTTTAATATACAGTTTatgattttttctttattttctccttTGGAAAGCTAGCCTAACTCTTGGTGTTGCTAAGGCAGgtttttgtttgcctttttttaagAAGTGTCTTACTCaacctttaaaaaacatttatagattatttttattctcttcAGTTTCACTAATTTCGACATCCTCGGATCATGTATTCATTGACCATCTCGTCAATGGCTGAACAGGTAGAATTATGTTCCTCAGTTGTACATTCTGTTACTGTAGGCCAGTACTCAATCCAGGTTCTCTCACCAAGGACATACTGATACCTAAtttgaaagtgaaaaagaaaaaaatcttacaAATCTTTATATACTCCCAATatcacaagaagaaaaaaacaacaacttacgATTGACTCTTTTCATCTTTGAAAATATCTCCAGATGTTCCCATCATAAGGAAGGTTTTGCCCACTCCCAGATCTAAAGCCATTCTGCAGTGTGGATAACCTAGGAATGTGCGCTGTCTACCCTGAGCACCCACATCATAACTTCCTGTAATCAATACATAGAAGAACAAATGCAAATAACAAATAAGAcacaaataacaaataacatttacattttctttgtattctttGTAGCTCTAATCATCACTTCTGATTGTGAAAGACTGCAAACTACctgaaagcaaacaaacacataagtTTGCAGTTTGGGAAGAATTATTGGTCAGAGCCCAGAAAATGAATCTAAATCATAATTAATTGTGATTCTTTTAAAATTCACTTAATAAGAAGAAGCTCAGCTATGAAAGATTAGGCAGCATTTTAATTCTGAGAAATTGTCAGTCAAATGTTAGAAAAGAATGATGGCTGAAAAGGTCTTAAATTCAGACAAAGCAGATATTTGGTATCACCATAGGGGATCAGATAGGGAAACAATACAAATAGCAAACACTTTTTGGTTCTTCCATCTGTCACAGGTTTAAAAAGAATCAACTCACCTTCTTTGATGACTTCCAACACCTGCACTGTGTAAATGTCTGTGGACAAACCATCTGCAAACTGTTCCACGCTCACTTTGTATGCTGAAGACAGACAGTTTGCAGACTGTTAGCTCACCTACTCTGTTCCTTAGAGTATTTATTccatatttattaaaaacaaacttaCCATAATCTATTTTGCTCCTCACTGTAGACTCACAAATCTTATCTTTGCGTTCATCATTGTTGATTTTTCCCTTCTTCTGCATACTACAGTTCTCTGGAAAGATACAACAAGCACAAAGGGATAAAGGAACTAAATGAGAATATGTGGAATTTTGTGGACTGGTAATGGCTGCATGGATCTAAGTCAGATTATAAATATGTTAGAGCTGTTTTTGTGTTATCTGCATTTGACTGAGAGATGAGCTCCTATTAAACAGCAGAATCATGCATCTCATGGGTCAAATACATTACCAAAAACTAACTAGCAACTACAATATACACCCAGCAGTCGTGTCATTGCACCTTGCTAGTATCAGGTTGCCTCCACAACTGCCTTAACTCGTCACAAAACATATTCAAGaagttgctggaaacattcctcaaagATTTTGGCCCACATTGATGCGATTGGATCAAATAGGTGTATTGGTCAAGAAGTGTCTAAAGTActgatataataaaaaaaaaaaaaagttccaagTATTGTGTACAATCTATCTGTTCCAACCTTTGTATactaaaaatgtttaataaagAATTTCAGAGGTTAAAAAATGTATGTAGCGTAATCTCCTGCTTACCTTCAGCACATATGCATTCATCATTTCTACAGAGGCGCAGCAGCTCTCCAGCTTTCCTCTCTGGATGATAGAATCTCACACATTTTGTATCTGCATTGAAAAATAAAGATGGTTTTGCACCATTGtagtacatttaaaaatttaatattGCACCCAACCACATGAAAGTAAAACTACTGGAAGCAAAGACGAATCCTTTACGCTCAAAAAGTGATTCAAAGATGCCAAACTCACAATCACTTTGTAGCTGGTCACTGAATTCGTAGACATATACAGCAGCTGGTTGTAAGATGCCCactttcagtttctgatggACCCTAAAGGCAATCTCCAGCTCCGTGTAAGGAACCTAGAGGAGAGAAGTTATGAAAAGGAATCAAAAAATGATGCGAGCACAggtcaaaagagaaaaagtacAGAGATGGGGAACACTGATATCTTACTTTGTTCAGGTAGATTGTGAGCAAGCGTCTCTCTGACTCACTGTTCAGCCTGTATTTTGAAATAGTGCGGGCATGCCCTTTGGCTTGCTACAACGAAACACACACATTCCCGGTTCAAAATTTAAAGAAGCATCCTTAATTAGAAATACTGAATTCTAAACACTTTGAGCCCATGTGTGCGTATTTTTCTTACTAAATCTAAATCTTTTGTGCTAACAGTGAAGCCAGTTAGCAAGCCAATATCCAAGACTGGTGTGGTTGCATTACGCTCCTTGTTCTTATAGCTGTAAACAGAACAGGCAGAATATGTTAGCCAATCAAAGAAGGAAAAGGCAAGAACAATTTCTTTATCAGCAGTAAAAGACACAAAAGCTACAAGTCTGTATAGCTCTAAACACCAGCTGTGAgagaaatgttttaatgttttaaataaaatttttaattaGTTGGTAATACATAATTTTAAGGCTTAATATGCTGATGAAGactaaataattaataatcTAAAGATTCACA contains:
- the asf1bb gene encoding histone chaperone asf1b-B, whose amino-acid sequence is MAKVQVLNVAVLDNPSPFGNPFQFEITFECMEDLPEDLEWKIIYVGSAESEEYDQVLDSVLVGPVPAGRHMFVFQADAPNTGLIPESDAVGVTVVLITCTYRGQEFIRIGYYVNNEYTDPELRENPPLKPDYSQLQRNILASNPRVTRFHINWEGLADKMEDSENVDPSPNISGMLPPSCIPGKMPHLGVMPDNSMDCM